From the genome of Streptococcus lutetiensis, one region includes:
- a CDS encoding carbohydrate ABC transporter permease, with protein MKKRRKRIDYGKWGYIFILPFFLIFFIFSFIPLVDTIRYSFFEYYRSGMTEIGPNFVGLKNYVSLLHSDMLKYAANTMIMWLIGFIPQIVIALLLANWFVDARLKIRGRQFFKVVIYLPNLIMASAFAMLFFTLFSTNGPINSILESLGWIKEPIDFMGSALGTRSLVGVMNFLMWFGNTTIMLMAAIMGISPDIFEAAEIDGCNSRQRFFYITLPMIRPILAYTLITSIIGGLQMFDVPQILTNGQGSPDRTSTTLIMFLNNHLKSKNYGMAGALSVYLFVVSAILCWFVYRMTNNELKATKHQLKHKGRKVK; from the coding sequence ATGAAAAAAAGACGTAAGCGTATAGATTATGGGAAATGGGGATATATTTTCATCCTTCCCTTCTTCCTAATTTTCTTCATTTTCTCTTTTATACCTTTGGTGGACACCATTCGGTATAGTTTCTTTGAATATTATCGTTCAGGGATGACAGAGATTGGGCCTAATTTTGTTGGGCTAAAAAACTACGTAAGCTTATTGCATTCAGATATGTTGAAATATGCGGCAAATACCATGATTATGTGGTTGATTGGTTTTATTCCACAGATTGTTATTGCCTTGCTACTTGCCAACTGGTTTGTTGATGCAAGACTTAAAATTCGTGGACGACAATTCTTTAAAGTTGTCATTTACTTGCCAAACTTAATCATGGCGTCAGCCTTTGCCATGTTATTCTTCACACTCTTTTCAACAAATGGTCCTATCAATTCTATCTTGGAATCACTTGGTTGGATTAAAGAACCGATTGATTTCATGGGATCTGCTCTTGGAACACGTTCATTGGTTGGTGTGATGAACTTCTTGATGTGGTTTGGTAATACCACAATCATGTTGATGGCAGCTATTATGGGAATTAGCCCAGATATTTTTGAAGCCGCTGAAATCGATGGTTGTAACAGTCGTCAACGTTTCTTCTATATCACTTTGCCAATGATTCGACCTATTTTGGCTTATACCTTGATTACGTCAATTATCGGTGGTTTGCAAATGTTCGATGTTCCGCAAATCTTGACTAACGGACAAGGCTCTCCAGACCGTACATCAACAACCTTGATTATGTTCTTGAACAATCACTTGAAGAGCAAGAACTACGGTATGGCAGGCGCACTATCAGTTTACCTCTTTGTGGTGAGTGCGATTCTTTGTTGGTTCGTTTATCGTATGACTAATAATGAACTTAAAGCGACTAAACACCAATTGAAACACAAAGGTAGAAAGGTGAAATAA
- a CDS encoding sensor histidine kinase, whose product MMRNLRLKFVLITMSMLTTMVLVLLVISERYNKYWDEYDTYRIVKLVAANGYVKENTDEAIAFVIIDENDKPDIQVNNTFLTNKEVKEVSKDLLNRGKKSWKWYDYIYSLKEKKDGTWQLVFIDFSSYSASYAQVFLVTVYVIFGLLLLTGVSIYLSRFIVQPAQAAIDREKQFVSDASHELKTPIASIRANAQVLQNQIAPNRYLNHILSETKRMEHLIQELLGLSKLDDKDGREHFEKVNLSSICQEMILSYESLAYEEGKLIEDQIAENIEILGQESQLKQLVTILLDNAIKHSLDNGKITVELLQEKKTALLRVSNPSLVYPDEVLKNLFERFYQAEDSRNSSSSFGLGLAIAKAIVEKHKGSITVSQSDDQLTFEVQLPLK is encoded by the coding sequence ATCATGAGGAATCTTCGGCTAAAATTTGTCTTGATTACGATGTCCATGTTAACCACCATGGTTTTGGTGTTATTGGTCATTAGTGAACGTTATAACAAATATTGGGATGAGTATGATACTTATCGGATTGTTAAATTGGTGGCTGCTAATGGTTACGTCAAAGAAAATACTGACGAAGCCATTGCTTTTGTTATTATTGATGAAAATGACAAACCAGATATTCAAGTTAACAACACTTTTTTAACAAATAAAGAGGTTAAAGAAGTCAGCAAAGATTTGTTAAACAGAGGGAAAAAGAGTTGGAAATGGTATGATTACATCTATTCTTTGAAGGAAAAGAAAGATGGAACCTGGCAACTTGTCTTTATTGATTTTTCAAGCTATTCAGCTTCCTATGCTCAAGTTTTTCTGGTTACTGTTTATGTTATTTTTGGTCTTCTTTTGCTTACGGGAGTTAGTATCTACCTATCACGTTTTATCGTTCAACCAGCACAAGCTGCGATTGATCGCGAAAAACAATTTGTTTCAGATGCTAGTCATGAGTTGAAGACACCGATTGCTTCTATTCGTGCCAATGCTCAAGTATTGCAAAATCAAATCGCTCCTAACCGTTATTTGAATCATATTCTTTCAGAAACAAAGCGCATGGAACATTTGATTCAAGAGTTGCTTGGCTTGTCTAAACTTGATGACAAAGATGGTAGAGAACATTTTGAAAAAGTTAATTTATCAAGTATCTGCCAAGAAATGATTCTAAGTTACGAAAGTCTAGCCTATGAAGAGGGCAAATTAATCGAAGATCAAATCGCTGAAAATATTGAAATTCTTGGTCAAGAATCTCAGTTAAAGCAGTTGGTTACCATTCTTTTGGATAATGCTATTAAGCATTCTTTGGACAATGGAAAGATTACCGTAGAGTTGTTGCAAGAAAAGAAAACAGCACTTTTACGAGTGTCAAATCCTAGTCTGGTCTATCCAGATGAGGTTTTGAAAAATCTTTTTGAACGTTTCTATCAAGCAGAAGATTCCCGCAATAGCAGTTCAAGTTTTGGTTTAGGTTTGGCGATTGCCAAAGCTATTGTAGAAAAACATAAAGGCAGTATCACTGTCAGTCAATCCGATGACCAGTTAACATTTGAAGTACAACTACCACTTAAATAA
- a CDS encoding helix-turn-helix domain-containing protein has protein sequence MNYKDEWRLLAISDSLDDVEHRPLTEEFLFYQAVATGDVEAVRKNCEQERFVSEDGVGTLSRNPITNLKYHFVITTAMITRMCGQNGMELEQAFRLSDFYIQKLDDLHTAQEVQNLHEEMVIDYTERMRREIQKDVISKHVSDCKDYIYCHVKERITVEQLASEFGISASYLSRLFKKEVGVSVSTYVKNKKIEVAKDLLKFSDYSMIEIANHLSFSSQSHFIQQFKEVVGITPKKYRDTHHNVKWNEKIWSEGDKANSSSEAM, from the coding sequence ATGAATTATAAGGATGAATGGAGACTTTTAGCAATTAGTGATAGTTTGGATGATGTGGAACATCGTCCCTTAACTGAGGAATTTTTATTCTATCAAGCGGTAGCTACGGGAGATGTTGAAGCGGTCCGCAAAAATTGTGAACAAGAACGTTTTGTATCAGAAGATGGTGTGGGAACTTTGTCACGTAACCCCATTACCAATTTGAAATATCACTTTGTCATTACGACAGCTATGATTACACGCATGTGTGGTCAAAATGGTATGGAATTAGAACAAGCTTTTAGACTGAGTGACTTTTATATTCAAAAATTAGATGACCTTCACACGGCACAAGAAGTTCAAAATTTGCACGAAGAGATGGTTATTGATTACACAGAACGCATGCGACGTGAAATTCAAAAAGATGTCATTTCAAAACACGTTTCAGATTGTAAGGATTATATCTATTGCCACGTGAAAGAACGCATTACGGTTGAACAGTTAGCCAGCGAATTTGGTATTTCAGCAAGCTATTTATCACGCTTATTCAAAAAGGAAGTTGGCGTGTCCGTAAGCACTTATGTTAAAAATAAAAAAATAGAAGTTGCAAAAGACTTATTGAAATTCAGTGATTATTCAATGATTGAAATTGCGAATCATTTATCATTTTCATCACAAAGTCACTTTATTCAACAGTTTAAAGAAGTTGTGGGCATTACGCCGAAAAAATATCGTGATACGCATCATAATGTTAAATGGAATGAAAAGATTTGGTCAGAAGGTGACAAGGCTAATAGTTCTTCTGAAGCTATGTAA
- a CDS encoding carbohydrate ABC transporter permease — MSTKAKNRLRVIVAHFVLITLSFMCLFFFYILIINATHSHAELQKGFSALPGGSLFDNLSKVANDGSFPMFHGILNSLIISGLTAAICTYFSALTAYGLYVYDFKLKKVAFAFILAILVMPTQVTSMGFLRLITNMGMYDSWLPLIIPSVASPAVFYFMYSYLESSLPISLVEAARIDGSNEFRTFNTIVLPIMKPAIAVQAIFTFVGSWNNYFIPALVIQTKSKMTVPILIATLRGADYMNFDMGKIYTMILVAIVPIIIVYLFLSKYIIAGVTLGGVKE; from the coding sequence ATGTCAACAAAAGCAAAAAATAGATTACGTGTTATTGTGGCACATTTTGTGTTAATTACCTTATCATTTATGTGCCTGTTCTTCTTTTATATCTTGATTATCAATGCGACACACTCACATGCTGAGTTGCAAAAAGGTTTCTCAGCACTACCTGGTGGTTCTTTATTTGATAACCTGAGTAAGGTAGCTAATGATGGTAGCTTCCCGATGTTTCATGGGATTTTGAACAGCTTGATTATTTCAGGATTGACAGCTGCGATCTGTACTTATTTCTCAGCTTTGACAGCTTATGGTTTGTATGTTTATGACTTTAAGTTGAAAAAAGTTGCCTTTGCGTTCATTTTGGCGATTTTAGTTATGCCAACACAAGTTACTTCAATGGGTTTCTTGCGTTTAATCACTAACATGGGAATGTATGATAGTTGGCTTCCATTGATTATTCCATCAGTTGCTTCACCAGCGGTATTCTATTTCATGTATAGTTACTTGGAATCATCATTACCAATTTCATTGGTAGAAGCGGCTCGTATTGATGGATCAAATGAATTTAGAACATTTAACACGATTGTTCTTCCAATTATGAAACCTGCTATCGCAGTTCAAGCGATCTTTACCTTTGTTGGTTCTTGGAATAACTACTTCATTCCAGCCTTGGTTATTCAAACGAAGAGCAAGATGACTGTGCCAATTTTGATTGCAACATTGCGTGGTGCAGACTACATGAACTTTGATATGGGTAAAATTTACACAATGATTTTGGTGGCTATTGTGCCAATTATTATCGTTTATCTTTTCCTTTCAAAATACATTATTGCCGGTGTGACACTCGGTGGTGTTAAGGAATAG
- a CDS encoding teichoic acid D-Ala incorporation-associated protein DltX, whose product MKDITRFVLKTLFYFVIFMVLIYFFSYLGRGQGNFIYNEF is encoded by the coding sequence ATGAAAGATATCACTCGATTTGTATTAAAAACCTTGTTTTATTTTGTGATTTTTATGGTTTTAATTTATTTTTTCAGTTATCTTGGTCGTGGTCAAGGTAATTTCATCTACAATGAGTTTTAG
- a CDS encoding response regulator transcription factor: MRILVVEDEKGIAEAIQAILENHRYEVDLVFDGESALDYILTGLYDLVLLDIMLPKLDGVSVLKRVRQMGMEVPIIFLTAKSQLEDRVLGLDLGADDYMIKPFEAEELLARIRLRTRQSSITQVNHLKFGNLILNLDTRELSVAEREVKLSNKEFLLMETFLRNSKKIIPKNQLILKVWGPLDESDYNQLEVFISFLRKKLRFLAASAVIKTTKGVGYSLEDGEKEGSS; encoded by the coding sequence TTGAGAATTTTAGTGGTCGAGGATGAGAAAGGAATTGCGGAAGCTATTCAAGCCATTCTTGAAAATCACCGTTATGAAGTGGATTTGGTTTTTGATGGTGAGTCTGCACTGGATTATATATTAACGGGACTTTATGATTTGGTTCTTTTGGATATTATGTTGCCAAAACTTGATGGTGTCAGTGTGTTGAAGCGCGTGCGCCAAATGGGAATGGAAGTTCCTATCATTTTTTTGACAGCCAAATCTCAGTTAGAAGACCGTGTTTTGGGACTTGATTTGGGTGCTGATGACTATATGATTAAGCCATTTGAGGCAGAAGAATTATTGGCACGAATTCGTTTGCGGACTCGTCAATCGTCTATTACGCAAGTGAATCATCTCAAGTTTGGCAATTTGATTTTGAATCTGGACACGAGAGAATTAAGCGTGGCAGAGCGCGAAGTTAAGTTGTCTAATAAAGAATTTCTGCTGATGGAAACTTTCTTGCGAAATTCCAAGAAGATTATCCCCAAAAACCAATTAATTTTGAAGGTCTGGGGACCTTTAGATGAATCCGATTATAATCAACTGGAAGTCTTTATCTCCTTTTTACGTAAGAAACTTCGTTTCTTGGCAGCCAGTGCTGTTATTAAAACGACCAAAGGCGTTGGTTACTCGCTAGAAGATGGAGAGAAAGAAGGCTCATCATGA
- a CDS encoding GH36-type glycosyl hydrolase domain-containing protein: MKPLTFTNNKGDFKLSQAENISSLYFPLASEVGLKSAVTPNLGGDSKINQETFLLEPVSVDNLHNNRSTRNFWVRDDKGNVYSATGASAKQEALRFSDQEENSVEAGFMWHTIERQSADLPLKSTITSFVPQDENVEVMLVTLENLSDADQTLTAYGAIPIFGRSADNIRDHRNVTSMLHRIKTTDEGVLVCPTMSFDERGHQLNHQIYYVLGFDDKEKTPETFYPTVEMFIGEGGTFTHPAAVYKETSGVASDSHIDGREAMGAFKFEPFTLAAGQSKTFILLMGINENQEHIQAVAQKYKNLTTVEKTLQETKDYWQEKVGVDFKTGDSDFDGYMKWVCFQPFLRRLFGCSFLPHHDYGRGGRGWRDLWQDCLSLLLMEPKTVGDMIVNNYKGVRLDGTNATIIGEGDGNFLADRNGITRVWMDHALWPLMTTKLYIDQTGDIDILTKEVSYFKDPHVKRGTEIDQDWNDAYGNEQRTADDAVYTGSILEHLLIQHLTGFYEVGEHNIYRLRGADWNDALDMADKNGESVAFTAAYSGNLMELASLVRLLESETNTESIEILEEIGLLLKKDSDIYDNIERKHQILDAYTNQCLHNVKGRKIRISLSELALNLIQKAAWLRQHLQQQEWLDFNDQEGCYNSYYDNSSKPTEGFYNDRMHMMLTGQVFPIMNYVATDEQIRKITASADHYLYRPEIGGYRLNTDFKEIKTDLGRMFGFAYGEKENGAVFSHMTVMYANALYRRGFAKEGWKALKTLSDTALKFETSRIYPGIPEYFRADGRGVYHYLTGAASWYMLTMVTEAFGVHGKAGDFVLYPKLLAEQFDENGRASITTQFADKTFQIHYDNPNQKDFGKYIIKKATCDSQEIDITDDAFAFITKADLANLSDEVHEIVITLD; the protein is encoded by the coding sequence ATGAAGCCATTAACTTTTACTAATAATAAGGGGGATTTCAAACTATCCCAAGCAGAAAATATCAGTTCTTTGTACTTTCCACTTGCCTCAGAAGTTGGACTAAAAAGTGCAGTCACTCCTAACTTGGGTGGGGATTCAAAAATCAATCAAGAAACTTTCCTATTAGAACCTGTCAGCGTGGATAACCTCCACAACAATCGTTCAACTCGAAATTTCTGGGTTCGCGACGACAAAGGAAATGTTTATTCTGCAACAGGTGCTTCTGCTAAGCAAGAAGCTCTACGTTTTTCAGATCAAGAAGAAAATTCTGTAGAAGCTGGTTTTATGTGGCATACTATTGAACGTCAATCAGCTGACTTACCTTTAAAATCTACAATCACATCATTTGTTCCACAAGATGAAAATGTTGAAGTCATGCTTGTAACACTTGAAAATTTATCTGATGCTGACCAAACTTTAACAGCATACGGTGCCATTCCGATTTTCGGACGTAGCGCTGATAATATCCGTGACCACCGAAATGTAACATCTATGCTTCACCGTATCAAAACTACAGATGAAGGTGTTTTAGTTTGTCCAACCATGTCATTTGATGAACGCGGTCACCAACTCAATCACCAAATTTACTACGTGCTTGGCTTTGATGACAAGGAAAAAACACCTGAAACATTCTATCCAACCGTAGAAATGTTTATCGGTGAAGGAGGAACATTTACTCATCCAGCTGCCGTTTATAAAGAAACAAGTGGCGTAGCAAGCGACAGCCATATCGATGGGCGCGAAGCCATGGGTGCCTTCAAATTTGAACCATTCACCTTAGCTGCTGGTCAAAGCAAAACTTTCATCCTATTAATGGGGATCAACGAAAATCAAGAACATATCCAAGCAGTCGCTCAAAAATATAAAAATCTTACGACTGTCGAAAAAACATTGCAAGAAACAAAAGATTACTGGCAAGAAAAAGTTGGAGTTGATTTCAAAACTGGCGACAGCGACTTTGATGGTTATATGAAATGGGTTTGTTTCCAACCATTCCTACGTCGTCTCTTTGGTTGTTCATTCCTTCCACACCATGACTATGGACGTGGCGGACGCGGTTGGCGTGATCTTTGGCAAGACTGCTTGTCACTACTTTTAATGGAACCAAAAACAGTTGGTGATATGATTGTCAACAACTACAAAGGAGTTCGTCTTGATGGTACCAACGCTACAATCATCGGTGAAGGTGATGGTAACTTCCTTGCTGATCGTAACGGTATCACACGTGTTTGGATGGACCACGCACTTTGGCCTTTAATGACAACAAAACTTTATATCGACCAAACAGGCGATATCGATATCTTAACTAAAGAAGTTTCTTACTTTAAAGACCCACACGTCAAACGTGGTACTGAAATCGACCAAGACTGGAACGATGCCTACGGCAATGAACAACGTACTGCTGACGACGCTGTCTACACAGGTAGCATCCTAGAACACTTGTTAATCCAACATTTGACAGGATTCTATGAAGTTGGCGAACACAATATCTATCGTCTCCGCGGAGCTGACTGGAATGATGCCCTTGATATGGCGGATAAAAATGGTGAAAGTGTTGCATTTACCGCTGCTTACTCTGGTAACTTGATGGAACTAGCAAGCCTTGTTCGCCTCCTAGAAAGCGAAACCAATACTGAATCTATCGAAATTCTTGAAGAAATCGGACTCTTGCTCAAAAAAGATTCTGATATCTACGATAATATCGAACGCAAGCACCAAATTCTTGATGCTTACACTAACCAATGCCTTCACAATGTGAAAGGACGCAAAATCAGAATTTCACTTTCTGAACTTGCTCTTAACCTCATTCAAAAAGCAGCTTGGTTGCGTCAACACCTTCAACAACAAGAATGGCTTGACTTTAACGACCAAGAAGGTTGCTACAATAGCTACTACGACAACAGCAGCAAACCAACGGAGGGCTTCTACAATGACCGTATGCACATGATGTTGACTGGACAAGTCTTCCCTATCATGAACTACGTCGCTACAGATGAACAAATCCGTAAAATCACTGCCAGCGCTGACCACTACCTCTACCGCCCAGAAATCGGTGGCTACCGCCTCAATACAGATTTTAAAGAAATCAAAACAGACCTTGGACGTATGTTTGGTTTTGCTTACGGTGAAAAAGAAAACGGTGCTGTCTTCTCTCACATGACTGTTATGTATGCTAATGCGCTTTACCGTCGTGGCTTTGCCAAAGAAGGTTGGAAAGCTCTTAAGACACTATCTGATACAGCTCTAAAATTTGAAACTAGCCGTATCTATCCAGGAATTCCTGAATACTTCCGTGCAGATGGTCGAGGAGTTTATCACTATCTAACTGGTGCAGCAAGCTGGTACATGTTGACAATGGTTACTGAAGCCTTTGGTGTTCACGGTAAAGCAGGTGACTTTGTCCTTTATCCAAAACTTCTTGCAGAACAATTCGACGAAAATGGACGTGCAAGTATCACAACTCAATTTGCTGATAAAACCTTCCAAATCCACTACGATAATCCAAATCAAAAAGATTTTGGAAAATACATTATCAAAAAAGCCACTTGTGATAGCCAAGAAATCGATATTACGGATGATGCTTTTGCCTTTATCACAAAAGCTGACCTTGCTAACCTAAGCGACGAGGTTCATGAAATTGTCATTACACTAGATTAA
- the bglS gene encoding beta-glucanase, with product MKINEQAHFKTRFDSYDASYMELRTGANGDMFDCVWQPDNVNFDGDGLSLKIDRDADGYTGGEWRTREYFHYGLYQVRTKAIKNTGVVTSFFTYTGPTDGTKWDEIDIEFLGKDTTKVQFNYFTDGIGNHEFLYDLGFDASEEWHTYGFEWRKDHITWYVDGKAVHTVTENLPSTPGKIMMNVWPGIGVDNWLDPYDGKTPLYGYYGWISYDE from the coding sequence ATGAAGATAAACGAACAAGCACATTTTAAGACAAGATTTGACAGTTACGATGCCTCATACATGGAATTACGGACAGGAGCAAATGGCGATATGTTTGATTGCGTCTGGCAGCCTGACAATGTGAATTTTGATGGTGATGGTTTAAGTTTAAAAATCGATCGTGATGCTGATGGCTACACTGGCGGTGAGTGGCGCACGAGAGAGTATTTCCATTATGGTCTTTATCAAGTTCGCACGAAAGCCATTAAAAATACTGGTGTTGTAACATCATTTTTCACTTACACTGGACCAACAGATGGAACAAAATGGGATGAAATTGATATTGAGTTTCTTGGAAAAGATACGACAAAAGTTCAATTCAACTATTTTACAGATGGCATTGGCAATCATGAATTCCTTTATGACCTAGGGTTTGATGCATCAGAAGAGTGGCACACTTATGGTTTTGAATGGCGAAAAGACCACATCACTTGGTATGTGGATGGTAAAGCTGTTCATACAGTGACTGAAAATCTACCAAGCACGCCAGGTAAAATCATGATGAATGTTTGGCCAGGTATTGGTGTTGATAACTGGCTTGATCCATATGATGGCAAAACACCTTTGTATGGATATTATGGCTGGATTAGCTATGATGAATAA
- a CDS encoding ABC transporter substrate-binding protein, which produces MNKKVSAFIAIALAAGTMVGCSSKSSTSASGAEGKVINIYSWNDEFRQRVEAVYPEVKSTSKDGTVTKLKDGSEIHWIINPNQDGVYQQKLDEALEKQDSASADDKIDIFLSETDYVRKYTSKKANVAMPLKDLGIDPKKDLADQYAFTKETASDEDGVQRGSTWQTCPGVLIYRRDIAKDVFGTDDPTAVGEKVKDWDTMKATSQELLNKGYYTFASYADTFRLYGNSISKPWVEDGSTTVRVDPQIMNWVKDSKEWLDAGYFNKTVKGQWTDDWNKAMGSQSKVFSFLFPAWGIDFTLKSNWDGADGDWAVTNPPQEYNWGGSYIHGAEGTDNPKHVKEIITALTANKDNLLKISKDYQDFTNTKSGMEAAAKDDSFKSDFLGGENAYSYYAPVAENIKIAPLSSYDQGCVELIQNAFNDYLQGKVSYNKAKSNFETAIKERYPEITDVKWPD; this is translated from the coding sequence ATGAACAAAAAAGTAAGCGCTTTTATAGCGATTGCTCTTGCAGCAGGGACAATGGTTGGTTGCTCTTCTAAATCAAGTACATCAGCTTCGGGTGCAGAAGGCAAAGTTATCAACATCTACTCTTGGAATGATGAATTCCGTCAACGTGTGGAAGCTGTATATCCAGAAGTTAAATCAACTTCTAAAGATGGAACAGTTACTAAACTAAAAGACGGTAGTGAAATCCACTGGATTATCAATCCAAACCAAGATGGTGTTTACCAACAAAAATTGGATGAAGCACTTGAAAAACAAGACTCAGCTTCTGCTGATGATAAGATTGATATCTTCTTGTCAGAAACTGACTACGTGAGAAAATACACTTCTAAAAAAGCAAATGTTGCAATGCCTTTGAAAGATTTAGGAATTGATCCTAAGAAAGATTTGGCTGACCAATATGCATTCACTAAAGAAACAGCTTCTGATGAAGATGGCGTTCAACGCGGTTCAACTTGGCAAACATGTCCAGGTGTTCTAATCTATCGTCGTGATATTGCAAAAGATGTCTTTGGTACTGATGACCCAACAGCAGTTGGTGAAAAAGTTAAAGACTGGGATACTATGAAAGCAACATCACAAGAACTTCTTAATAAAGGTTACTACACATTTGCATCATATGCTGATACATTCCGCTTGTACGGTAATAGCATTTCTAAACCATGGGTTGAAGATGGTTCAACAACAGTTCGTGTTGACCCACAAATTATGAATTGGGTTAAAGATTCTAAAGAGTGGCTTGATGCTGGTTACTTCAATAAAACAGTTAAAGGTCAATGGACTGACGACTGGAACAAAGCAATGGGTTCACAATCTAAAGTCTTCTCATTCTTGTTCCCAGCTTGGGGCATTGACTTTACTTTGAAATCAAATTGGGATGGTGCAGATGGCGATTGGGCTGTTACAAATCCACCACAAGAATACAACTGGGGTGGTTCATATATCCATGGTGCCGAAGGTACTGATAACCCTAAACATGTTAAAGAAATCATCACAGCTTTGACAGCTAATAAAGATAACCTTTTGAAGATTTCTAAAGATTACCAAGACTTCACAAATACTAAATCTGGTATGGAAGCAGCAGCTAAAGATGATAGCTTCAAATCAGATTTCCTTGGTGGTGAAAATGCTTATTCATACTACGCACCAGTTGCAGAAAACATTAAGATTGCACCATTGTCATCATATGACCAAGGTTGTGTTGAATTGATTCAAAATGCCTTTAATGATTACCTACAAGGTAAAGTAAGCTACAACAAAGCTAAATCAAACTTTGAAACAGCTATTAAAGAACGTTATCCAGAAATTACAGATGTTAAATGGCCAGACTAA